A genomic region of Macaca thibetana thibetana isolate TM-01 chromosome 14, ASM2454274v1, whole genome shotgun sequence contains the following coding sequences:
- the TP53I11 gene encoding tumor protein p53-inducible protein 11 — MAAKQPPPLMKKHSQTDLVSRLKTRKILGVGGEDDDGEVHRSKISQVLGNEIKFTVREPLGLRVWQFVSAVLFSGIAIMALAFPDQLYDAVFDGAQVTSKTPIRLYGGALLSISLIMWNALYTAEKVIIRWTLLTEACYFGVQFLVVTATLAETGLMSLGILLLLVSRLLFVAISIYYYYQVGRRPKKA, encoded by the exons ATGGCGGCCAAGCAGCCCCCGCCTCTGATGAAGAAGCACAGCCAGACGGACCTCGTGAGCCGCCTGAAGACCCGCAAGATCCTCGGCGTGGGCGGGGAGGACGACGACGGGGAGGTGCATCGCTCCAAG ATCAGCCAGGTCTTGGGCAATGAAATCAAGTTTACTGTTCGGGAGCCTTTGGGGCTCAG GGTCTGGCAGTTCGTCTCTGCTGTGCTCTTCTCTGGCATTGCCATCATG GCGCTTGCCTTCCCTGACCAGCTCTATGATGCGGTCTTTGATGGAGCCCAGGTGACCAGCAAGACCCCCATCCGCCTCTATGGCGGTGCCCTCCTCA GCATCTCCCTGATCATGTGGAACGCTCTCTACACGGCTGAGAAGGTCATCATTCGATGGACCCTGCTCACTGAAGCCTGCTACTTCGGGGTCCAGTTCTTGG TGGTCACTGCCACGCTAGCTGAGACGGGCCTCATGTCCCTGGGGATCCTGCTGCTCCTGGTCAGCCGCCTCCTTTTTGTCGCCATCAGCATTTACTACTATTACCAAGTCGGCCGAAGACCCAAGAAGGCCTAG